In one Brassica oleracea var. oleracea cultivar TO1000 chromosome C9, BOL, whole genome shotgun sequence genomic region, the following are encoded:
- the LOC106315410 gene encoding microfibrillar-associated protein 1 — MSVTAGVSEAALATRAKLRGGIGQTKVKRYWPGKAPEWADEAEDDEDVRMHKADVLDRKHDDLGVARKDDPRLRRLAQTRAENREEVRADHRRVRQAEIISTEEEELKNHQDEEEDEYALEERRRRIREKNLKRAQEEADLLPVEEEDEVEEEDEEEEESEYETDSEDDMPGSITMIKPVFVPKAERDTVAERERLEAEEQALEELAKRKLEMRKIETKQIVVEEVRKDEEIRKNMLLQEANIGDVETDDEINEAEEYEVWKTREIARIKRERDAKEAMLREREEIEKLRNMTEQERREWERKNPKASSVQPKKKWNFMQKYYHKGAFFQADPDDEAGSVGTDGIFQRDFSAPTGEDRLDKSILPKVMQVKHFGRSGRTKWTHLVNEDTTDWSNPWTSNDPLREKYNKKMAGMNGPIEKPKGSKKMKDWET, encoded by the exons ATGTCCGTCACAGCGGGAGTGAGTGAAGCTGCACTAGCTACAAGGGCCAAACTCCGAGGTGGGATTGGTCAGACTAAAGTGAAAAGATACTGGCCTGGTAAAGCTCCCGAGTGGGCCGATGAAGCCGAGGATGATGAGGACGTTAGGATGCACAAGGCTGACGTTTTGGATAGAAAGCATGATGATTTGGGGGTTGCTAGGAAGGATGACCCCAGGCTGCGCCGTTTAGCTCAGACCAGAGCTGAAAACCGTGAAGAAGTTAGAGCCGATCACCGTCGTGTTAGGCAGGCTGAGATTATATCTACCGAAGAAGAAGAGTTGAAGAATCATCAAGACGAGGAAGAAGATGAGTATGCTCTGGAAGAAAGAAGGAGGAGAATCAGAGAAAAGAATCTCAAAAGAGCTCAGGAGGAGGCTGATCTGCTACCTGTGGAGGAAGAGGACGAGGTAGAGGAGGAAGACGAGGAGGAAGAGGAGTCAGAGTACGAGACTGATTCCGAAGATGATATGCCTGGTAGTATCACCATGATCAAGCCTGTTTTTGTCCCCAAAGCTGAGAGAGACACGGTCGCAGAGCGTGAAAGGCTCGAGGCTGAGGAGCAAGCTCTCGAGGAGTTAGCTAAGAGGAAGCTCGAGATGAGGAAGATAGAGACGAAGCAGATCGTGGTTGAGGAAGTTAGGAAAGACGAAGAGATACGCAAGAACATGCTGTTGCAAGAAGCGAACATCGGAGACGTGGAGACCGACGACGAGATCAACGAAGCTGAGGAGTACGAAGTTTGGAAGACGAGAGAGATCGCTAGGATCAAGAGAGAGAGGGACGCGAAGGAAGCTATGCTGAGAGAGAGGGAAGAGATAGAGAAGCTGAGGAACATGACGGAGCAGGAGAGGAGAGAATGGGAGAGGAAGAATCCCAAAGCTTCGTCGGTTCAACCGAAGAAGAAATGGAACTTCATGCAGAAGTATTACCACAAGGGTGCCTTCTTCCAGGCGGATCCTGATGATGAGGCGGGATCCGTGGGGACGGATGGTATATTTCAGAGGGACTTCTCTGCACCAACGGGAGAAGATAGGTTGGATAAATCGATTCTGCCGAAAGTCATGCAAGTCAAGCACTTTGGTCGCAGTGGAAGAACTAAATGGACTCACCTTGTCAATGAGGATACAACAGATTGGAGTAACCC GTGGACTTCTAATGATCCTCTACGAGAAAAATACAACAAGAAAATGGCGGGCATGAATGGTCCTATTGAGAAACCAAAGGGGAGCAAGAAGATGAAAGATTGGGAGACGTAA